Proteins encoded in a region of the Candidatus Binatia bacterium genome:
- a CDS encoding CoA transferase: MKSALPLSGIRVLDFSHILAGPFCTRLLADFGADVVKVETRTRQDRMGAVKPGERLKGRSDRPPAYLTTNRNKRSITINLKTDEGKNLALKLAGRADVVVENFSAGVMDRLKLDYEHLKAVNPRIIYVAMSGYGHDGPRKDWTSMNMNLQAYTGLMMATGAEGDPPTAISNSWNDYIAGLHACFGILQAFSEREATGVGVNLDLSQFECSVATFGALLLSSTVNGVAPPRLGSRSSHFAPQGVYRCGGNDDWCAISVQKTDEWRALFEAMGNPSWAAKTEYETLVGRLKHHDEIDAGIESWTQTFPAAEVERRLKAAGVPAERMRRIPEVLGDKNGESVFRPMNDPRDQDRLVTGLPFKFSRSPVAKLSPAPGLGEQTREVLRDWLGIDDREIERLEENGTLE, from the coding sequence ATGAAATCAGCTCTGCCTCTTTCCGGCATTCGCGTTTTGGACTTCAGCCATATTCTGGCGGGGCCGTTTTGCACGCGGCTCCTCGCCGACTTTGGCGCCGACGTCGTCAAGGTCGAAACGCGGACGCGCCAGGACCGCATGGGCGCGGTCAAGCCGGGCGAGCGGCTCAAGGGGCGCTCGGACCGGCCGCCGGCCTATCTCACCACCAATCGCAACAAACGCTCGATCACGATCAACTTGAAAACCGACGAGGGAAAAAATCTGGCTCTCAAGCTGGCAGGCAGAGCGGACGTCGTCGTGGAGAATTTCAGCGCCGGCGTCATGGATCGTCTCAAGCTCGACTATGAGCATTTAAAGGCGGTCAATCCGCGGATCATCTATGTCGCCATGTCGGGCTACGGCCACGACGGACCGCGCAAAGACTGGACGAGCATGAACATGAATCTCCAGGCTTACACGGGCCTGATGATGGCGACCGGCGCCGAAGGCGATCCGCCGACGGCGATTTCCAACTCCTGGAACGACTACATCGCCGGCCTGCACGCGTGCTTTGGAATTCTGCAAGCTTTTTCCGAGCGCGAAGCGACGGGGGTAGGCGTCAATCTCGACTTGAGCCAGTTCGAGTGCAGCGTCGCGACTTTCGGCGCTCTGCTTCTGAGCAGCACCGTCAATGGAGTCGCGCCGCCGAGACTCGGCAGCCGGTCAAGTCATTTCGCGCCTCAGGGAGTTTACCGATGCGGCGGGAACGACGACTGGTGCGCGATCAGCGTTCAGAAAACCGATGAGTGGCGCGCTCTCTTCGAAGCGATGGGAAATCCGAGCTGGGCGGCCAAGACGGAATATGAAACTCTCGTGGGGCGGCTCAAACACCACGATGAAATCGACGCCGGGATCGAAAGTTGGACGCAGACCTTTCCGGCCGCCGAGGTGGAGCGGCGCCTTAAGGCCGCGGGAGTTCCGGCCGAGCGCATGCGGCGCATTCCGGAAGTTCTGGGGGATAAAAACGGCGAGAGCGTGTTCCGGCCGATGAACGATCCGCGCGATCAAGACCGGCTCGTCACGGGGCTGCCGTTTAAATTTTCCCGCAGCCCCGTTGCAAAGCTTTCCCCCGCTCCCGGCCTCGGCGAGCAGACGCGCGAGGTGCTGCGCGACTGGCTCGGAATCGACGATCGTGAGATCGAGAGACTTGAGGAAAACGGTACGCTGGAGTGA
- a CDS encoding thiolase family protein: MSNISGRYAIVGIGETEVGRRLDKTITALGLQAAVAAIEDAGLKKHQIDGLITHQQRSNPQANSSALLADRLGIKPAYINDISLSGGAAGTMVLTAVGAIEAGLCSTVLCASAGGSQALSREGRGHGKLATGWEDFMHPFGAVAAPIHYALAARRHMHVYGTTSRQFGAIAVACRKHAGLNPNAQMKNPITLEDHQNSRMIADPFRLLDCSLVSTGAGAWIVTSAERARDLAQRPAYIRGMGSAAIFSGVNYAEDLTSVGGRESSRRAFEMARLKPSDVDVAELYDCFTYTVLVALEDYGFCKKGEGGAFVENGRIELGGELPVNTHGGLLSQAHVGG, from the coding sequence ATGAGTAACATCAGCGGTCGATACGCGATCGTCGGCATCGGCGAGACGGAAGTCGGCAGGCGTCTGGACAAGACGATCACGGCGCTCGGCCTGCAAGCCGCCGTGGCCGCGATCGAAGACGCCGGCTTGAAGAAGCACCAGATCGACGGCCTCATCACGCACCAGCAGCGCTCCAATCCTCAGGCCAACAGCTCGGCGCTGCTGGCCGACCGCTTGGGAATCAAACCGGCTTACATCAACGACATAAGCTTGAGCGGCGGCGCTGCGGGCACGATGGTGCTCACGGCCGTGGGCGCCATCGAGGCGGGACTCTGCTCCACGGTGCTGTGCGCTTCGGCGGGCGGCAGCCAGGCGCTGTCGCGCGAAGGCCGCGGCCACGGCAAGCTCGCGACCGGATGGGAGGATTTCATGCATCCGTTCGGCGCGGTGGCCGCGCCGATTCACTACGCGCTCGCCGCCCGACGGCACATGCACGTCTACGGGACAACCTCGCGCCAGTTCGGCGCGATCGCGGTCGCGTGCCGGAAACACGCCGGCCTCAATCCCAACGCGCAGATGAAAAACCCGATCACGCTCGAAGACCATCAAAACTCGCGCATGATCGCCGATCCGTTTCGTCTGCTCGACTGCTCGCTGGTCTCGACCGGCGCCGGCGCGTGGATCGTGACCAGCGCGGAGCGCGCCCGCGATCTCGCCCAGCGGCCCGCGTACATTCGCGGTATGGGCTCGGCGGCCATCTTTAGCGGCGTCAATTACGCCGAGGATCTCACCTCGGTCGGCGGGCGCGAATCCTCGCGCCGGGCATTTGAAATGGCCCGTCTCAAACCGTCGGACGTCGACGTGGCGGAGCTATACGACTGCTTTACTTACACGGTGCTCGTCGCGCTGGAAGACTACGGCTTCTGCAAAAAAGGCGAGGGTGGCGCCTTCGTCGAAAACGGCCGCATCGAGCTCGGCGGCGAGCTCCCGGTCAACACCCACGGCGGCCTGCTCTCGCAGGCGCACGTCGGCGG
- a CDS encoding MaoC family dehydratase: MAATIETLISDELRSWIGRSSRRLPLPEAVSASDIRRYVDATEDRNPLWLDDDAARAAGYKGRVVPPMLVLELTRRAQDESGEGADWWHKLPLPPDYTDTRNAGGELEWLAPVYVGDRLALESSIVDIVARQGRAGLGIYVTREERVLNQGGEVVLKRRQMLARFPKKEYKDG, encoded by the coding sequence ATGGCCGCTACGATTGAAACCCTGATCAGCGACGAGCTTCGCTCCTGGATCGGCAGATCAAGCCGGCGATTGCCCTTGCCTGAGGCCGTGTCGGCTTCCGATATCCGCCGCTATGTCGACGCTACTGAAGATCGCAACCCGCTCTGGCTCGACGACGACGCGGCGCGCGCGGCAGGGTATAAAGGAAGAGTGGTCCCGCCGATGCTCGTCTTGGAGCTGACGCGCCGGGCCCAGGACGAATCCGGCGAGGGCGCCGACTGGTGGCACAAGCTGCCGCTTCCGCCCGACTATACCGACACGCGCAACGCCGGCGGCGAGCTCGAATGGCTGGCGCCGGTTTACGTCGGCGACCGGCTCGCTCTGGAGAGCAGCATCGTCGACATCGTCGCGCGCCAGGGAAGGGCCGGCCTCGGCATTTACGTCACGCGCGAAGAGCGCGTCTTGAACCAGGGCGGCGAAGTCGTTCTCAAGCGCCGGCAAATGCTCGCGCGCTTTCCCAAAAAGGAATATAAGGACGGCTGA
- a CDS encoding CoA transferase, with the protein MSRIIDLTEHSGAYAARLLAETGHDVIRIEPPAGDPLRRLGPYLGGKPGLETGSYHQFMNAGKRSLTLNLKSPACRKIFLDLVKSADAVIANLPLPVDEAILLEARPNLVLVTIEDGEPELCAVARSGLLAITGHPRERPVLLGGHVVYAAIGLHVAVAAAAALYVLQQTGAGQVVSVSAQQCLQGLAEQAMVTYTSMGKVTERRGYRGAVTAVSGAFPCADGYWMISVPHTPEGWVKFMDWVQDPVLMAETALLDEAERNAKKDLILDRLEEWSKKFKKGEIVAEAQRRHIPASPVSTAFDLAQDPQLIARGFLTEIDHPLFGKILFPVGAIASVLGRKLEPAPRLGQHSAEILAELGYSAADHQALLETMAM; encoded by the coding sequence ATGTCGCGCATCATCGACCTCACGGAACACTCGGGGGCGTACGCCGCCCGCCTTTTGGCCGAGACCGGCCATGACGTCATTCGCATCGAGCCTCCCGCAGGCGATCCTCTGCGCCGGCTGGGGCCCTATCTCGGCGGCAAGCCCGGCCTCGAAACCGGCTCTTATCATCAGTTCATGAACGCGGGGAAGCGGAGCCTCACTTTAAATCTCAAATCGCCCGCCTGCCGAAAAATATTTCTCGACCTGGTCAAGAGCGCCGACGCCGTGATCGCGAACCTCCCCTTGCCCGTCGATGAAGCCATCCTGCTCGAAGCGCGGCCTAACCTCGTCCTGGTAACCATCGAAGACGGCGAGCCCGAGCTTTGCGCCGTCGCGCGCTCCGGGCTGCTCGCGATCACGGGACATCCCCGGGAGCGCCCGGTCCTGCTCGGCGGCCACGTCGTCTATGCCGCCATCGGCCTTCACGTCGCCGTCGCCGCCGCCGCGGCGCTTTATGTTCTGCAGCAGACCGGCGCGGGCCAGGTCGTGAGCGTCTCTGCCCAGCAGTGTCTTCAAGGCTTGGCCGAGCAGGCGATGGTGACTTATACTTCGATGGGGAAAGTGACCGAGAGGCGCGGCTATCGCGGCGCCGTGACCGCCGTCTCGGGCGCCTTCCCGTGCGCCGACGGTTACTGGATGATAAGCGTTCCGCACACGCCTGAAGGCTGGGTCAAATTCATGGATTGGGTTCAAGACCCGGTCCTGATGGCCGAGACCGCGCTTTTGGACGAGGCCGAGCGCAATGCAAAAAAAGATCTGATCCTCGACCGCCTGGAAGAGTGGTCCAAAAAATTCAAGAAAGGGGAAATCGTCGCCGAGGCGCAGCGGCGTCACATTCCGGCGTCGCCCGTCTCCACCGCGTTCGACCTGGCTCAGGACCCGCAATTGATCGCGCGCGGCTTTTTGACCGAGATCGATCACCCGCTCTTCGGCAAAATTCTTTTCCCCGTCGGCGCGATCGCGAGCGTGCTCGGCCGCAAGCTCGAGCCCGCGCCCCGTCTCGGCCAGCACAGCGCGGAGATTCTCGCCGAGCTGGGATATTCGGCGGCAGACCATCAGGCGCTGCTCGAAACCATGGCGATGTGA